A genome region from Carassius carassius chromosome 23, fCarCar2.1, whole genome shotgun sequence includes the following:
- the spred3 gene encoding sprouty-related, EVH1 domain-containing protein 3 isoform X1 — protein sequence MEGDVRVRAVVMTRDDSSGGWVPLGGGGLSHVVICKGRSSQGRGRREYVIRGERLRDRAPVLECAIQKGLVYNKVNPIFHHWRVEERKFGLTFQSPADAISFEKGLQSVLEKLDRGSDSPSSSTPEEGDTEDDGQASHTGSESSSNSRKEMLPKPITIVTSESSSTCFVRSTEEFAYGTGHACTTQTPAQIHTRPAQDQLTQVSAVLNPPAPPPPPPAPPTPPILPPASSPLSPLSPTISLLEEGDLRSLDPCKDLWGTRGYEDYRRAGATRTKVGGLTGGVVVGGGQDKTELCVVRFEKELAGVGTTGCEVTIMLDTKGSQRNSSPTCMPNAVPGVPSASGSPEETGKGSPSPCCIHTSLATPRSRTRKRGGSGGEAISPDDDSSCPQGSSSCSSRCVYCRSVFSASENGRGRCRDAPDPALHCLRQWTCVWCAESLLYHCMSDSEGEFWEPCSCEDSMGGRPHTLCCARWMVLLTLSLFVPCMCCYLPLCACLRCGERCGCCGGKHKAVR from the exons ATGGAGGGCGA TGTGCGTGTCCGAGCCGTGGTGATGACACGTGATGATTCTAGCGGTGGCTGGGTGCCCCTTGGAGGCGGCGGCCTCAGTCACGTGGTCATATGCAAGGGGCGGAGCTCTCAAGGTCGTGGGCGGAGAGAGTACGTCATACGTGGAGAACGGCTACGCGATCGagca cctGTGCTGGAATGCGCCATTCAAAAGGGTCTGGTCTACAACAAGGTGAACCCCATCTTCCATCACTGGCGTGTGGAGGAGAGGAAGTTTGGTCTGACCTTCCAGAGCCCAGCTGACGCCATCTCCTTCGAGAAGGGGCTTCAAAGTGTCCTTGAGAAGCTGGACAGAG GATCTGACTCGCCATCCTCCTCGACACCTGAAGAGGGCGACACAGAGGATGACGGTCAAGCA TCTCATACAGGGAGTGAGTCGTCATCCAACAGCAGAAAAGAGATGCTGCCCAAACCCATTACCATTGTGACCAGTGAGTCGTCCTCCACCTGTTTTGTGCGCTCCACAGAGGAGTTTGCGTATGGGACAGGGCACGCCTGCACGACGCAGACCCCAGCTCAG ATCCACACCCGACCTGCCCAGGACCAGCTCACCCAAGTAAGCGCCGTTTTGAACCCTCCGGCACCCCCTCCGCCTCCTCCAGCCCCCCCGACCCCCCCCATATTGCCCCCTGCCTCGTCCCCCCTCTCTCCGCTCTCGCCCACCATCTCCCTGCTGGAGGAAGGGGATCTCCGCAGCCTGGACCCCTGCAAGGACCTGTGGGGTACACGCGGCTACGAGGACTACCGCCGCGCCGGTGCTACACGGACCAAGGTGGGCGGGCTGACGGGGGGCGTGGTGGTGGGCGGCGGCCAGGACAAGACGGAGCTCTGCGTGGTGCGCTTCGAGAAGGAACTGGCCGGCGTGGGCACCACGGGCTGCGAGGTCACCATCATGCTGGACACCAAAGGCTCTCAGCGCAACTCTTCGCCCACTTGCATGCCCAACGCCGTGCCGGGAGTGCCGTCGGCCAGCGGCTCCCCAGAGGAGACGGGCAAAGGCTCGCCCTCACCCTGCTGCATTCACACCTCGCTCGCCACGCCCCGCTCTCGGACTCGCAAGCGAGGGGGCAGTGGAGGGGAAGCCATCTCGCCCGACGACGACAGCTCCTGTCCTCAGGGCTCCTCCTCCTGCTCGTCACGCTGCGTGTACTGCCGCTCCGTCTTCAGCGCCTCTGAGAACGGACGGGGTCGCTGCCGGGACGCTCCCGACCCGGCGCTACACTGCTTGCGCCAGTGGACGTGTGTGTGGTGCGCGGAGAGCCTGCTCTACCACTGCATGTCGGACTCCGAGGGCGAGTTCTGGGAGCCGTGCTCGTGCGAGGACTCGATGGGCGGCCGGCCGCACACGCTGTGCTGCGCCCGCTGGATGGTGCTCTTGACACTGTCTCTTTTCGTGCCCTGCATGTGCTGCTACCTGCCCCTGTGCGCATGCCTGCGCTGTGGGGAAAGATGCGGCTGCTGCGGAGGAAAGCACAAGGCCGTGCGATGA
- the spred3 gene encoding sprouty-related, EVH1 domain-containing protein 3 isoform X2, protein MTVKHLSQSHTGSESSSNSRKEMLPKPITIVTSESSSTCFVRSTEEFAYGTGHACTTQTPAQIHTRPAQDQLTQVSAVLNPPAPPPPPPAPPTPPILPPASSPLSPLSPTISLLEEGDLRSLDPCKDLWGTRGYEDYRRAGATRTKVGGLTGGVVVGGGQDKTELCVVRFEKELAGVGTTGCEVTIMLDTKGSQRNSSPTCMPNAVPGVPSASGSPEETGKGSPSPCCIHTSLATPRSRTRKRGGSGGEAISPDDDSSCPQGSSSCSSRCVYCRSVFSASENGRGRCRDAPDPALHCLRQWTCVWCAESLLYHCMSDSEGEFWEPCSCEDSMGGRPHTLCCARWMVLLTLSLFVPCMCCYLPLCACLRCGERCGCCGGKHKAVR, encoded by the exons ATGACGGTCAAGCA TCTGTCTCAGTCTCATACAGGGAGTGAGTCGTCATCCAACAGCAGAAAAGAGATGCTGCCCAAACCCATTACCATTGTGACCAGTGAGTCGTCCTCCACCTGTTTTGTGCGCTCCACAGAGGAGTTTGCGTATGGGACAGGGCACGCCTGCACGACGCAGACCCCAGCTCAG ATCCACACCCGACCTGCCCAGGACCAGCTCACCCAAGTAAGCGCCGTTTTGAACCCTCCGGCACCCCCTCCGCCTCCTCCAGCCCCCCCGACCCCCCCCATATTGCCCCCTGCCTCGTCCCCCCTCTCTCCGCTCTCGCCCACCATCTCCCTGCTGGAGGAAGGGGATCTCCGCAGCCTGGACCCCTGCAAGGACCTGTGGGGTACACGCGGCTACGAGGACTACCGCCGCGCCGGTGCTACACGGACCAAGGTGGGCGGGCTGACGGGGGGCGTGGTGGTGGGCGGCGGCCAGGACAAGACGGAGCTCTGCGTGGTGCGCTTCGAGAAGGAACTGGCCGGCGTGGGCACCACGGGCTGCGAGGTCACCATCATGCTGGACACCAAAGGCTCTCAGCGCAACTCTTCGCCCACTTGCATGCCCAACGCCGTGCCGGGAGTGCCGTCGGCCAGCGGCTCCCCAGAGGAGACGGGCAAAGGCTCGCCCTCACCCTGCTGCATTCACACCTCGCTCGCCACGCCCCGCTCTCGGACTCGCAAGCGAGGGGGCAGTGGAGGGGAAGCCATCTCGCCCGACGACGACAGCTCCTGTCCTCAGGGCTCCTCCTCCTGCTCGTCACGCTGCGTGTACTGCCGCTCCGTCTTCAGCGCCTCTGAGAACGGACGGGGTCGCTGCCGGGACGCTCCCGACCCGGCGCTACACTGCTTGCGCCAGTGGACGTGTGTGTGGTGCGCGGAGAGCCTGCTCTACCACTGCATGTCGGACTCCGAGGGCGAGTTCTGGGAGCCGTGCTCGTGCGAGGACTCGATGGGCGGCCGGCCGCACACGCTGTGCTGCGCCCGCTGGATGGTGCTCTTGACACTGTCTCTTTTCGTGCCCTGCATGTGCTGCTACCTGCCCCTGTGCGCATGCCTGCGCTGTGGGGAAAGATGCGGCTGCTGCGGAGGAAAGCACAAGGCCGTGCGATGA